The genomic region aaagttttaatctTTTGCTGAGAAATTGTGGTCCTGAAAAGGACcgtttaagtatttatttttatcattatatgtaaaattttgatcTTTCGTTGAGCAATTGTGGTCCTGAAAAGGACCGTTTGGATATTTATCTTCTTCAAATCAATTAAGCACGTTCTCCACGAATACGTCTGGCCAATTGAATATCTTTTGGCATAATTGTGACACGCTTTGCATGAATGGCGCACAAATTTGTATCCTCAAACAGACCAACCAAATATGCTTCACTTGCTTCCTGTAGAGCCATAACAGCAGAACTTTGGAAACGTAAATCTGTTTTGAAATCTTGAGCAATTTCTCGAACCAAACGTTGGAATGGCAATTTTCGGATTAATAATTCAGTACTTTTTTGGTAACGACGAATTTCTCGTAATGCAACTGTACCGGGGCGATAACGATGAGGTTTCTTTACACCACCAGTTGCCGGAGCACTTTTACGAGCTGCTTTGGTTGCCAATTGCTTGCGTGGTGCTTTACCACCAGTCGATTTACGGGCTGTTTGTTTTGTACGAGCCATTTTTTTTCACTgcacttatttaattttcacctTAACTGAAAAGTCACTGCACTAATATATTTTACCACACACTAATAATTTGTGCACAAGTAATAAAATACTTCAGAACGTTTCAAAAGTTCATATTATCGGGGTGGATGAAGTCTTAACTATATTCATGTGTTAGAAAGAGatgaaattttctgtatataGGTAAGTCACAATGTTAGTTGTTGACTTTTGTATAAATACACGTGCAATAACTTAGTTCTCCAGAAATCTATAGAGCGTGCAGTGTTCGGCTAGTAAAAGTGTTAaagtgttaaaagtgtaaaagttaaaaatgacTGGTCGCGGCAAAGGTGGAAAAGGCTTGGGTAAAGGTGGTGCTAAGCGTCATCGTAAAGTTTTACGTGATAACATCCAGGGAATCACTAAGCCTGCTATTCGGCGTTTGGCTCGTCGTGGAGGTGTAAAACGTATATCTGGTTTGATATATGAAGAAACTCGTGGAgtcttaaaagtatttttagagAATGTTATCCGTGATGCAGTTACCTATACTGAACACGCTAAAAGGAAGACAGTTACAGCAATGGATGTTGTATATGCTTTGAAGAGACAAGGACGTACCTTGTATGGATTCGGCGGTTAAACAATTTTcctatcaaatataaaaaaaaaacaaaacggtcCTTTTCAGGACCACGATATACAATTAAACGAAGAttcaaaataatgataaattaaccgaaaaataataaatacatatctaaaaGTAATTTTGTCACAATTCTTAATTTGCCTGTAGTTAGCATTCATtccaatttaatattatttatcaaatatccaaatacatatgtatatatgtatattgcattcATATTATTTATGAGGAAGTATGTTGGAACGGAATatgagtaaatataaaaattacattgtctacggacctatgtatgtatggatgtatacatatacatatgtatggtaagtaagtttagtataaaattattactaatataGGATTTGAGTAGAAATTTATCCGACAATATATTAGCAAATTGTGAATTGATCGCATAAAACCGCTTTTTGTTTTCATACTATTATTTTActtcatttaaattgaaatgtgaCTTTTTCATGTATATACTCTTGATAGTTAATGAATAACAACACAAGGGCCCTAACAATAACCTcacgttatttttttattttttatttatatttatttcttaatgaaaACATCTTATTACTTCTTTAGATCATtgctaatataaattattttaaatttgtaaaataattttaaggtttgatttaaaaataattgagaaaattaaatttaaagagggaaattttgacttttataGAGCAAAGTTTggacaaaatttcattttaaatgaaaaatatataccgTAAAGAAATATgagcattaaaatattaaagcaacaCATTTAGGCTATCAAACTGCGTATTAGTGCGTAAAGtgtgtatttaataaatacaaaataaaagtttataaaagtgaaaatgtcTGAAGCAATTGCTGTTACGAATGTTAATTCTCCGGTAGCCGGATCTTCTGCTATTTCTGAGAAAAAAGTTGCTGCTAAAAAAGCTGTTAAGCCAAAAAAGCCTTCAGTCGCTCCTACTCATCCACCAACTCAACAAATGGTTGATGCatcaattaagaatttaaaagaaCGTGGTGGCTCATCACTTTTAGCTATTAAAAAGTACATCAGTGCTACATACAAATGTGATGCTCAAAAATTAGCACCATTTATCAAGGCAGATGGTGTGGCgtagaaaaaaattgaagaaactgttggaagaaaaagtgaaaaggcTAAAGCAAGATGCAAAAAAAAAGCCAAACCAGCTGTCactaaatacaataaaaaagtcGCCAAGTAATTTgttcaaatgattaaaaaaaaaatagcaaaaaggcCCTTTTCAGGGCCACaacatataaattaacaaagagatGATTTATGAGTATACAAACACAGTATATGTACTAGTAGATTTGGCCATGCGTTACTGTGGCACTGGTAATACTAtcataataaactattcaatatagAGTAAGCGTGGGCAATATGGtacacatgtttttttttgcaaatctaTTTAGTATAGGGTAATCTTAATTATGCCAGCAGCTGTGAAattccaaagaaaataaaataaaataaatatctaattGTCACCCTTTGTAAacgtacattttttatttatgaactgtTTTACTTATAATGTAATTTTAACGCCTTTGCTTTATTTGGAGTCGATTTAGCTTTAGCTGGTTTGGCTTTAACAGATCCAGTCTTTTTTGCATCCTTCGCTTTagccttttcactttttttcttctCTGCTGTTTTCTTGCTAGCAacagttttcttcacttttttttcgCCACTTGCTTTCTTACCGCCAACTGCTGCCTTCTTCTTTGACGCCACACCATCTGCCGATTTCTTTTTGGGCTTCTTCTCAATGGATTTCACCGCTTTTGACTTCGATTTACCTTCACCAGATTTACTTGATTTATTGGCAGCCACTGATAATTTAAAA from Bactrocera neohumeralis isolate Rockhampton unplaced genomic scaffold, APGP_CSIRO_Bneo_wtdbg2-racon-allhic-juicebox.fasta_v2 ctg4524, whole genome shotgun sequence harbors:
- the LOC126767180 gene encoding histone H4, translated to MTGRGKGGKGLGKGGAKRHRKVLRDNIQGITKPAIRRLARRGGVKRISGLIYEETRGVLKVFLENVIRDAVTYTEHAKRKTVTAMDVVYALKRQGRTLYGFGG
- the LOC126767181 gene encoding histone H1-like — translated: MVDASIKNLKERGGSSLLAIKKYISATYKCDAQKLAPFIKRYLKSAVTSGKLIQTKGKGASGSFKLSVAANKSSKSGEGKSKSKAVKSIEKKPKKKSADGVASKKKAAVGGKKASGEKKVKKTVASKKTAEKKKSEKAKAKDAKKTGSVKAKPAKAKSTPNKAKALKLHYK
- the LOC126767179 gene encoding histone H3, with the protein product MARTKQTARKSTGGKAPRKQLATKAARKSAPATGGVKKPHRYRPGTVALREIRRYQKSTELLIRKLPFQRLVREIAQDFKTDLRFQSSAVMALQEASEAYLVGLFEDTNLCAIHAKRVTIMPKDIQLARRIRGERA